Genomic segment of Streptomyces sp. NBC_01210:
GGATCCTGGCGGACGGCGCGCGGCGGCGCGCGCGGGCCGAGGGCGCGGCGGTGCCGTACCCCGTGCCGGAGGTGCGTGAGCCGGAGGTGCGTGAGCCGGAGGCGCGTGAGCCGGACGCGGTGCCCGAGGCTGAGCCGGACCCCGTGCCGGAGGCTGAGGCAGCCGAGCCTCGCACCCGCCACCCCAGGAGGCTGCGGATCGGGCTCGCCGCAGGCGCCGTTGTCGCCCTCGCCGTGCCGGCCGCCTTCGTCGCGAGCCACGCGGCCACGCAGGATCATGACGGCAAGGGGCAGTCCCACGCCGTCGCCGGGGCCAGTGCCCCGCCCGGCACCGCCGCGCCCCGGTCCGCGTCACCCAGCGCCTCGCCGAGCGGCAGCACCTCGCCCAGCGGGAGCCCGGCGGTGACGCGGTCCAAGGGCGTGGCCTCCACGCCTCCGGCTCAGGCCGGCGGCGTACCGCTGCGGGTGGGCGTCAGCTCGTACAACTGGGAGGAGCCCTGCGGCCAGTACTACCTACTCGACCAGGCACCCGACGTGGTCCCGCCGCCGCCCGCGCCGCAGGACAACCGGAGCTGGGCCCGTGCGCTGGGCGGGGTGGACGGCGGCCACATGCTGCTTCAGCTGACCGCGACGGGCAAGACGGCGGACTCGGTGGTGCTGAACGCCGTGCACGTACGGGTCGTTGCGCGCAGCGCACCCCTCGACTGGAAGGCGTACTCGATGTCCTACGGCTGCGGTGGCGGCATCACCCCGCAGGCCTTCGACATCGACCTGGATCCCGGGCAGCCGCTGGTGAAGCCCGTGGCGGGGCAGGACGGCGACACCGTCGTGCCCGCCAAGGACTTCCCGTACAAGGTCGCGTCCAACGATCCGCAGGTGCTCAACCTCGACCTCCACACCGAGGGACACGATGTCAGCTGGTACCTGGAGCTCGACTGGAGCAGCGGGGACCGGCGGGGGACGGTACGTGTCGACGACGACGGGAAGCCGTTCCGTACGAGCGCGATCAAGGGACGGACCGAGTACGGGTACTGGCCGGACAAGAGCGCGTGGGTCGCGCAGCCCGCGCCCTGAGGGCCTCTGTTGTACGAGACCCTCAGGGGGCTGAGGGTCAGAGACGCTCGGGGGTGCGGATGCCGAGAAGCGCCATGCCCTGGTGGAGCGTGCGGGCCGTCATGTCGCAGAGCAACAGGCGGTTCTCGGCGACCTCACGCGCAGGCGCGGGCTTGATGACCGGGCACTGGTCGTAGAACGTCGTGAACAGCGACGCCAGCTGGTAGAGGTACGCGGCCAGCTTGTGCGGCTCGTACGAGCCCGCGACCTCCGCCAGCGTCTCGCCGAACTGGTCCAGGTGCAGACCCAACGCCCGCTCCGCCGCGGCCAGTTCGAGCACCGGGTGCGCGGCCGGCTTGACCTCGCCCGCCTTCCGGAGGATCGACTGGATACGGGCGTACGCGTACTGCAGGTACACGGACGTGTCGCCGTTCAGCGACACCATCTGGTCGAGGTCGAACTTGTAGTCCCGCGCCGCCGAAGTCGACAGGTCGGCGTACTTGATCGCGCCGATGCCCACCTGCGTACCGCGCTCCGCGATCTCCTCCTCGGTGAGCTGCTTCTGGACGTCCTTCTCGCGCACGACCGCCGTCGCCCGCTCCACCGCCTCGTCCAGCAGGTCCACCAGCCGTACCGTCTCGCCCTCACGGGTCTTGAACGGCTTGCCGTCCTTGCCGAGCACCGTGCCGAACGCCAGCTGGACGGCCTTGACCTCGTCGTTCAGCCAGCCCGCCCGGCGCGCGGTCTCGAAGACCATCTTGAAGTGCAGGGACTGCCGGGCGTCCACGACGTAGATGAGCGTGTTCGCCTTGAGGTTCTGCACCCGGTCGCGGATGGCGGAGAGGTCGGTGGCCGCGTAGCCGTAACCGCCGTTGCTCTTCCTGACGATGAGCGGGGTCGGGTTGCCGTCCGGTCCCTTCACATCGTCGAAGAAGACGCACAGTGCACCCTCCGAGCGGACCGCCACGCCCGACTCCTCCAGGAGGCGGCAGGTCTCGTCGAGCATGTCGTTGTAGCCGGACTCGCCGACGATGTCGGCGTCGTGGATCTCCATGTCGAGCTTGTTGAAGACCGAGTAGAAGTAGATCTTCGACTCGTCGACGAACCGCTGCCAGTGGGCACGCGTCTCGGGGTCCCCGGCCTGCAGGTCCACCACCCGGTTGCGGGCGCGGTCCTTGAACGCCTCGTCGGAGTCGAAGAGCGCGCGCGAAGCCTTGTAGATGCGGTTCAGGGAGGACATGGCCTCCTCGCCGGTGACCTCCTCGGCGCCCTCGTGGTCCAGCTCGTGCGGGTGCTCGATCAGGTACTGGATGAGCATGCCGTACTGGGTGCCCCAGTCGCCGATGTGGTGGCGCCTGATCACCTTCTCGCCCGCGAACTCCAGGATCTGGACCATCGCGTCGCCGATCACCGCGGAGCGCAGGTGGCCGACGTGCATCTCCTTGGCCACGTTCGGCTGGGCGTAGTCGATGACCGTGGTGCCCGGGTTCTGCGCGTACGGGACGCCGAGCCGGTCGTCGGTGGCGCGCGCGGCGAGGGTCTTCACGATCGCCTCGTCGGTGAGCGTGATGTTGAGGAATCCGGGGCCCGAGACCTCGATCTCCTCGATCAGGTCACCGGTGGACAGGCCCCCGACGACCTTGGCCGCCAGCTCGCGCGGGTTGCCCTTCAGCTTCTTGGCGAGCGCCAGGATGCCGTTGGCCTGGAAGTCGGCCCGGTCGCTACGTCGCAGCAGGGGGTCGGCGGAACCGGCCTCCGGCAGAGCTGCCGAGAGGGCGTCCGCGAGGCGCTGCTGCACGGTCGAAGCGAGGGAAGGGACCGAGGCCATGAGCTTCCGTTCTTGTCGAGTCTCGTCGAGAGGTCTATTTCGGTTGTCAAGTGTCCCATGGGGCGGCAGCCTCTCTCTCCCGAGTTTCTCTCCGGTTTCCGTCCGGGACGAGCAACCTCCGAGTGGGGCGTTCCGTCTGGGACAATGGCGTACGACGCCTGTCGAGAACCCCAAGAGAACCCCAAGCATTCAAGGACGTGCCGATCGTGGCTCAGAGCAGCACCGAGACCGACTGGGTCTCCCGTTTCGCGGACGAGGTCATCGCCGAGTCGGAGCGACGTGCGCCTGGCAAACCGGTCGTCGTCGCGTCCGGTCTGTCGCCGTCCGGCCCGATTCACCTGGGCAATCTCCGTGAAGTGATGACCCCGCACCTGGTCGCGGACGAGATCCGGCAGCGCGGGCACGAGGTCCGGCATCTGATCTCCTGGGACGACTACGACCGGTACCGCAAGGTGCCGGCCGGGGTCCCCGGCGTGGACGACTCGTGGGGCGAGCACATCGGCAAGCCGCTCACCTCGGTGCCCGCACCGGCCGGGTCGGCGCACCCGAACTGGGCCGAGCACTTCAAGGCCGCGATGGTCGAGGCGCTGGCCGAGCTGGGTGTCGAGTACGACGGCATCAGCCAGACCGAGCAGTACACCTCGGGTGTCTACCGCGAGCAGGTCCTGCACGCGATGAAGAACCGGGGCAAGATCGACGCGATCCTCGACCAGTACCGGACCAAGAAGGCTCCCGCGAAGAAGTCGCAGAAGCCGGTGGACGAGGCGGAGCTGGAGGCGGCGGAGGGTTCCGGCGCGGCCGCCGAGGACGACGGCAGCGGCGGTGCCGGCGGCTACTTCCCGTACAAGCCGTACTGCGGCCAGTGCGAGAAGGACCTGACCACCGTGATCTCGTACGACGACGCGACGACCGAGCTGGTGTACACCTGCACGGCCTGCGGCTTCGGCGAGACCGTGCGGCTGAGCGAGTTCAACCGCGGCAAGCTGGTCTGGAAGGTCGACTGGCCGATGCGCTGGGCGTACGAGGGCGTGATCTTCGAGCCGAGCGGTGTCGACCACTCCTCGCCGGGATCCTCGTTCGTCGTCGGCGGGCAGATCGTGCGCGAGATCTTTGACGGCGTCCAGCCGATCGGTCCGATGTACGCGTTCGTGGGAATCTCCGGGATGGCGAAGATGTCGTCGTCCCGGGGCGGTGTGCCGACGCCGGCCGATGCGCTGAAGATCATGGAGGCGCCGCTGCTGCGCTGGCTGTACGCGCGCCGCAAGCCGAACCAGTCCTTCAAGATCGCCTTCGACCAGGAGATCCAGCGGCTGTACGACGAGTGGGACAAGCTGGAGGCCAAGGTCGCGGACGGGTCCGCGCTGCCGGCGGACGCCGCGGCGCACTCGCGGGCCGCGCGGACGGCCGCGGGTGAGCTGCCGCGTACGCCGCGCCCCCTGCCGTATCGGACGCTCGCCTCTGTCGTCGACATCACGGCGGGGCACGACGAGCAGACGATCCGGATCCTGAGCGACCTGGACCCGGCGAACCCGCTGGCCTCGCTGGACGAGGCCCGGCCGCGGCTGGACCGCGCCGAGAACTGGATCACCACCCAGGTCCCGGCCGACCAGCGCACCCTGGTCCGCGAGGAGCCGGACACGGAGCTGCTCGGCTCGCTGGACGACCAGGGGCGCGAGTCGCTGCGGCTGCTCCTGGAGGGGCTGGACACGCACTGGTCGCTGGACGGTCTGACGACGCTGGTCTACGGCGTGCCGAAGGTGCTGGCGGGGCTGGAGCCCGACGCCAAGCCGACGCCGGAGCTGAAGGCCGCGCAGCGGTCCTTCTTCGCGCTGCTCTACCACCTGCTGGTCGGCAAGGACACCGGGCCGCGACTGCCGACGCTGCTGCTGGCGGTGGGGGCGGAGCGGGTGCGCAAGCTGCTCGGCGCATAGCTGCTGCCGTGGCCGCCGCTGTGGCTGCCGCTGTACGGAGGGCCCTCGTCCGGGGATCGGACGAGGGCCCTCCGGCGTCGCCGCGAGCTTTGGTTACGCGATGTGTTCCGCGTCCGCGTCCGCGTCCAGTTCCGTCTGGTAGCGGTAGCGAAAGTCCCGCAGATAGCCCCTGAGTGAGCTCTCGCTCAGCGGGCCGCCGGTGCGGCCGGTGATGCCGTACAGGTCCATCAGATAGAGGCCGAACTGCCGGGCGTTCGGGAAGTCGCCGTGCTCGCTGACGTACTTGCGGAAGGCGTTGAAGTACGCCTCCTCACGCGTGAGGTCGTCGGGCAGACCGGACACCGGAAGTTCCTCGGCCTCCGACTCCGGGTCGGCGTACTCCTCGGCCGGCGGCTCCTGCCCGGCGGCCGGGCCGGGCTCGGCGTACTGGGCCTGGGTCCGGTCGTCCGTGCGCTGGCCGGGGACGACGCCGCCGAGGGGGCGGGTGCGGCCGGGGCCTGCCGGGACGCGCACCGGGGTGGGCTCCAGGCCCTCGACGTACGTCGGGTTGAACGCACTCTCGTACGCGTCCTGCGGCACCTGCGGAGCCGCGAACCAGGGGCTCTCGTGGTTCTCCTGCGGGTACTGCTGCTCCGCGTACTGCTGGTCTCCTTGGCCCTGGACCTGACCCTGGTCACCCGGGATCCGGCCCTGGCCGTCGTACTGCTCGTATTCCTCGTATTCCTCGTATTCCTCGTGCTCCTGGGGCCACTCCTGGCCGCCGGGCTCCTGGCCCTGCGCCCGCGGCAGCTGGGGCTGCGGTGCCGGGGCCGGCGGGAGCAGCGCCGGCTCGATGCCCGCCGCGGCCAGCCCGGCGGCAGCCGTCTCCGCCAGGGGTACGCCGTACTTCGCGAGGCGCAGCGGCATCAGCGACTCCACCGGTGCCTTGCGGCGCCACGCCCGTCCGAAGCGGGCCTGAAGGCGGGCCTGGTAGATCAGCCGGTCCTGCTCGAGCTTGATGACCTGCTCATAACTGCGCAGCTCCCACAGCTTCATCCGGCGCCACAGTTTGAACGTGGGTATCGGGGACAGCAGCCAGCGGGTGAGACGTACACCCTCCATGTGCTTGTCGGCCGTGATGTCCGCGATCCGGCCCACCGCATGCCGCGCCGCCTCGACCGAGACGACGAACAGGATCGGAATCACCGCGTGCATGCCGACGCCGAGCGGGTCGGGCCAGGACGCCGCGCCGTTGAAGGCGATGGTGGCGACGGTGAGCAGCCAGGCCGTCTGGCGCAGCAGCGGGAAGGGGATGCGCAGCCAGGTCAGCAGCAGATCCAGGGCGAGGAGGACGCAGATACCCGCGTCGATGCCGATCGGGAAGACGAGAGAGAAGTTGCCGAAGCCCTTCCTCACGGCGAGCTCGCGCACGGCGGCGTACGACCCCGCGAAGCCGATCGCGGCGATGATCACCGCGCCTGCGACGACGAGCCCGATGAGTATGCGGTGCGTGCGTGTCAGCTGCATCGCGGCCACCCGCGATCCCCTCCCGTTTTCGAATCCAGCGGGCACAGCCTGGCACATGCTTGCGGAGCCCGTCCCTCCGGGGAGCGACGGGCCCTGTCAACCGGCCCGGTGCGGAACCTACTTCGCGGTACCTACTTGTTGGCGGCGGTGACCGAGGCCACAGCCTCCTTCGCAGCCGTCACGGCGTCCTTCATCAGGTCGGAGGCGGACGGGCTCTTTGCGCCCGCGTAGCCGGTGCCGTTGTAGGTGAGCGTGATCACGACATTGCCGGTGCGCGCCACGATCGTCGCGTACGTGAAGTCCTCGCCGGTCTTCTTCAGCTCGTAGCCGACGGCCGTCGCCGCTTCGCCGACGCCGGTCGCGGGCGAGCTCCGCACGTTCTTGGCGCCCTCCGTGGATTTCGCCTTGGAGATCTCCTTGGCGTAGCTGTCCTCGGCGCGCTTCTCGCCGCTGACACCGAGGGACGACTCGGACGCGTACCGGAGGAAGGAGACATCGAGCCAGCGGTACTGCGAGCCCTTGACGCCGTTGTCATCCAGACCGTTCCAGGAGCAGCTGCCGCGGTTGGCGGTGTCCGTGGAGTTGCCGGCGGTGCCCGACTTGACCTTGGTCTCCGGCACCAGCTGCTCGATCGTCTTCGCGGAGATCGTCTTGCAGGGCTCGGGAAGCTTGGAGTACTTCGCGGGTGCGACGGTCGCCGGCTTCTGCTTCTGCGCATCCGGGGAGGAGGCGGAGGAGGACGAGTCCTTCTTGCTGTCGCTGGCGGAGTCCGACGAGCAGCCGGCGACGACAAGCATCACCGGGACGGCTGCGCAGGCGAGTATGCGGGTGAGTCGCGGGGCTGAACGGTGCATGGTTCCTTCAGTCGGTTGTCGTACGGTCCGGTTGTCGTGCGGTCCGGTCGGCGAGGCCACGGTACGCGGACATGGCCCGTCCACGGCCGTGTCTCCGGATACGTACGTGCGTCTGCGGACCCGTTCAGCCGGTGAACTGCTCGACGAGTCCGCGGGCCAGACTCTGTGCCTTTTCCTGCAGTTCCTTGCTGTCCGGCACCTCTGTCGTGACGGCCGCCTGCTCGGCGTACACGATGGTCACGATGACGTTCGATGTGCGGAAGACCACGCTCACGGTGCGGCGCTGGGCGGTGGATCCGGCCCCGGCCCCGGTGAGGACGTCGTCGAGGAAGGCGGCGTCGCCGAGGTTCTCGAGCACGCGCGGCTCCAGTCCGTCGGCGGTGCCGGTGCCCGACGGCGTTCCTGTGCCCGCCGGTGTGGATGGTGTCGTCGGCGGAGTCGCGGGTGCCGTGGACGTCGTAGGTGCCGCCGGTGTCGCCGGTGTCGTGGACTTTGTGGGGGACGCGGTGGGGGCCGTGGACTCCTGCCCCTTCTCGTCACGGGGGTCGACGGCGACCGGCAGCTGGGCGCCGGCCTGTTTCTCCGCGAAGACCTCCTGCGCCCGGTCCTCGTCGCTCACCGCCCCGTCGTAGGAGACGACGCGCTCGAAGTCGACCGTGAGGTGGTGGGAGGCGTACGGGGCGTCGGCCTTCCAGCTGCAGCCGACACGGCGGTCGGTGTCGTAGGTGACGGCGGCGGTACCGCGGTACACGTTCTGCTGCTGTTCCTCGGGCAGCTCGGCGGCACCGGGCAGCAGGTCCTTGAGGGTGGAGCGCTCGACGGAGCGGCAGGGCTCGCGGAGGGTGCGGTACTTACCCGGGGGCGCGGCGGAGGACTTGGCCCCGCCCGCCTTGGAGTCGGTGGCGGAGCCGTCGGTGCCGGTGCCGGCGGTGCAGCCGGCGACGA
This window contains:
- a CDS encoding DUF3558 domain-containing protein gives rise to the protein MQRKAYVPGLAALLVALVAGCTAGTGTDGSATDSKAGGAKSSAAPPGKYRTLREPCRSVERSTLKDLLPGAAELPEEQQQNVYRGTAAVTYDTDRRVGCSWKADAPYASHHLTVDFERVVSYDGAVSDEDRAQEVFAEKQAGAQLPVAVDPRDEKGQESTAPTASPTKSTTPATPAAPTTSTAPATPPTTPSTPAGTGTPSGTGTADGLEPRVLENLGDAAFLDDVLTGAGAGSTAQRRTVSVVFRTSNVIVTIVYAEQAAVTTEVPDSKELQEKAQSLARGLVEQFTG
- a CDS encoding DUF3558 family protein, which translates into the protein MHRSAPRLTRILACAAVPVMLVVAGCSSDSASDSKKDSSSSASSPDAQKQKPATVAPAKYSKLPEPCKTISAKTIEQLVPETKVKSGTAGNSTDTANRGSCSWNGLDDNGVKGSQYRWLDVSFLRYASESSLGVSGEKRAEDSYAKEISKAKSTEGAKNVRSSPATGVGEAATAVGYELKKTGEDFTYATIVARTGNVVITLTYNGTGYAGAKSPSASDLMKDAVTAAKEAVASVTAANK
- a CDS encoding DUF2637 domain-containing protein; translation: MAAMQLTRTHRILIGLVVAGAVIIAAIGFAGSYAAVRELAVRKGFGNFSLVFPIGIDAGICVLLALDLLLTWLRIPFPLLRQTAWLLTVATIAFNGAASWPDPLGVGMHAVIPILFVVSVEAARHAVGRIADITADKHMEGVRLTRWLLSPIPTFKLWRRMKLWELRSYEQVIKLEQDRLIYQARLQARFGRAWRRKAPVESLMPLRLAKYGVPLAETAAAGLAAAGIEPALLPPAPAPQPQLPRAQGQEPGGQEWPQEHEEYEEYEEYEQYDGQGRIPGDQGQVQGQGDQQYAEQQYPQENHESPWFAAPQVPQDAYESAFNPTYVEGLEPTPVRVPAGPGRTRPLGGVVPGQRTDDRTQAQYAEPGPAAGQEPPAEEYADPESEAEELPVSGLPDDLTREEAYFNAFRKYVSEHGDFPNARQFGLYLMDLYGITGRTGGPLSESSLRGYLRDFRYRYQTELDADADAEHIA
- the lysS gene encoding lysine--tRNA ligase, producing MPIVAQSSTETDWVSRFADEVIAESERRAPGKPVVVASGLSPSGPIHLGNLREVMTPHLVADEIRQRGHEVRHLISWDDYDRYRKVPAGVPGVDDSWGEHIGKPLTSVPAPAGSAHPNWAEHFKAAMVEALAELGVEYDGISQTEQYTSGVYREQVLHAMKNRGKIDAILDQYRTKKAPAKKSQKPVDEAELEAAEGSGAAAEDDGSGGAGGYFPYKPYCGQCEKDLTTVISYDDATTELVYTCTACGFGETVRLSEFNRGKLVWKVDWPMRWAYEGVIFEPSGVDHSSPGSSFVVGGQIVREIFDGVQPIGPMYAFVGISGMAKMSSSRGGVPTPADALKIMEAPLLRWLYARRKPNQSFKIAFDQEIQRLYDEWDKLEAKVADGSALPADAAAHSRAARTAAGELPRTPRPLPYRTLASVVDITAGHDEQTIRILSDLDPANPLASLDEARPRLDRAENWITTQVPADQRTLVREEPDTELLGSLDDQGRESLRLLLEGLDTHWSLDGLTTLVYGVPKVLAGLEPDAKPTPELKAAQRSFFALLYHLLVGKDTGPRLPTLLLAVGAERVRKLLGA
- a CDS encoding helix-turn-helix domain-containing protein; the encoded protein is MATLEAGEFAALLRELKDRSGRSYGVLAGRLHMSTSTLHRYCNGDAVPTEYAPVERLARLCAATPDELVELHRRWILADGARRRARAEGAAVPYPVPEVREPEVREPEAREPDAVPEAEPDPVPEAEAAEPRTRHPRRLRIGLAAGAVVALAVPAAFVASHAATQDHDGKGQSHAVAGASAPPGTAAPRSASPSASPSGSTSPSGSPAVTRSKGVASTPPAQAGGVPLRVGVSSYNWEEPCGQYYLLDQAPDVVPPPPAPQDNRSWARALGGVDGGHMLLQLTATGKTADSVVLNAVHVRVVARSAPLDWKAYSMSYGCGGGITPQAFDIDLDPGQPLVKPVAGQDGDTVVPAKDFPYKVASNDPQVLNLDLHTEGHDVSWYLELDWSSGDRRGTVRVDDDGKPFRTSAIKGRTEYGYWPDKSAWVAQPAP
- the argS gene encoding arginine--tRNA ligase yields the protein MASVPSLASTVQQRLADALSAALPEAGSADPLLRRSDRADFQANGILALAKKLKGNPRELAAKVVGGLSTGDLIEEIEVSGPGFLNITLTDEAIVKTLAARATDDRLGVPYAQNPGTTVIDYAQPNVAKEMHVGHLRSAVIGDAMVQILEFAGEKVIRRHHIGDWGTQYGMLIQYLIEHPHELDHEGAEEVTGEEAMSSLNRIYKASRALFDSDEAFKDRARNRVVDLQAGDPETRAHWQRFVDESKIYFYSVFNKLDMEIHDADIVGESGYNDMLDETCRLLEESGVAVRSEGALCVFFDDVKGPDGNPTPLIVRKSNGGYGYAATDLSAIRDRVQNLKANTLIYVVDARQSLHFKMVFETARRAGWLNDEVKAVQLAFGTVLGKDGKPFKTREGETVRLVDLLDEAVERATAVVREKDVQKQLTEEEIAERGTQVGIGAIKYADLSTSAARDYKFDLDQMVSLNGDTSVYLQYAYARIQSILRKAGEVKPAAHPVLELAAAERALGLHLDQFGETLAEVAGSYEPHKLAAYLYQLASLFTTFYDQCPVIKPAPAREVAENRLLLCDMTARTLHQGMALLGIRTPERL